In the Prochlorococcus marinus CUG1438 genome, ACGCCTTTTATGATGTCTCTTCTTAAACCATGGATCTGGGAAGTTAAAAGAAATACTTTTTAAATTTCTGACTATAAATTTACTTTGGAAATCATTAAAAATATTATTTGCATTACCAAATACAAAATATAAATTTTTTATTTCTCTTTCTTGAACTTTCAATTTAGCAGTTTTTACTAATCTCTCACGGATTTCAATTCCTAAGTAATTCCAATTGGGATTAACCATAGCTAAATCAAATAAAAATTGACCAGATGCACAACCAATATCCAAATGAAGATTTAATTTGGAATTATTAAACATTTGCATTAAAGAAGGAATTCTCTCAGTTTCGTTAAAATTTTTACTAAGTGGATTTACATGCTGTCTCATGAAATAAAAATTGATTTCTAGTCAATAATTTAAAAATGAATAATATTCATAACTATGACAATAGTAAGTTAAAAAGTAACAGTTTGATGTTTAATTATTATGTAATTAAAAAGTAAAAGTTTTGTACATTCTTAATCAAATTTCTGTGTGGCTATCTTTTCAACTTACGATAATTTTCCTTATTGGTATTCCTATTTCATTATTCTTATGGTCAATAAAAAAAAAGAATATTGCTGTTAAAAAACTTTTATCTATTTATTGGAAAATATCCATTTTATTCTTTATAAGCCTTTTACTTTTGATAGGAAAGTATAATTTCGCGCTTCTCGTTACCAATATTTCAATAGTACTAATGACAATTTCCGTTTGGTTTTGGAATGACATAAATGATGAATTAAAAGAATATGATTTTTCTTACGCCCTCACTACAACGACCAAAATATGGAGATGGGCACTAATTTTTATCTCCATCAATTTCTTAATTCAAAGTTTACAAAACTTTAGTTGTATTTATTTTATAAATTCGGATAAATGTACACTGTGGCTCCAGCCTTCTTCAAATTTATATGTTTTTATCAAAAATCTATTTAATTTTTTATTTGGCGCTAACTTTACTCAGCCCATTGCCAAATTTATAGGTTTGTTTTCATTGTTAATCTATATTATCGGTTTTATACAATGGTCAATAATTAAATTGCCTAAGAATGGAAGAAATTCTTGCTTCTCAAAAAATGGGGAAAATTGATTTCATAAGTCGCCTAGAAAAATAAGATCTAAGATATCAAATAGGATCCTTAAGCTAAAGGGTATATTTTTAAAAAACACACAAAGATAAATTACAAATAATTATTTTCACGGTTTTCAGTAGCTCTACCACTTATCCAATTGAAATGGATTTAAAAAAAAGTTTTAGAATGTTATTTTATATCTACAAATTTTAGACTTTATTAGAGGCCCTAATAAAAACGGAAAATAACCTTATCAGAGAAAATCAAAACTCAGTTTTCTTTTTGAATCAAAAAAACTGGATTTAAATAAATTCAAAATTAATAATATTTGAACATCTTTTACATAATTTTGTATTTTGGATTCCATTAAAAGTTTCTTTTTGATAATGCCAACATCTATCACATTTTGTGCCTTGAGCTTTCATAATTTGAATTTTACCAAGTTCGTTGTTATCTATGACCAGAGAATTCTCCACCAAATCAGATGCCACTTGGAAGTTTGATACTATAAGCCAATCCCTAAATAAATCTACTTCTTGATTGCCAAATTCTTTTAGCCAAATAAGTGAATCTTTTAAAGCTTTATCTTCAGGTAAATAATTAACTTCAGTCTCCAAAGCAGCTCCAATTATTTGTTTGTTCCTACATCCTTCTATTGCCTTGTTAATTTCAACTCTCAAATTTCTTAAATTTGCAATGTGCTCATTAAGCGTTTGATTTTTCCATGACTGCGAAAATATTGGCCATCCTCTTTGAAAGACTGATTTTTCTGTAGTTGAATATGGAATATTTTGCCAAATATCTTCGGCCATATGACAAAGCACTGGAGAAATAAGTACGGCTAAATTTTCAACAACTTTTGACATGACGAACTGACAAGATCTTCTCCTAAATTGTGATTTAGAACTTACATATAACCTATCCTTCGCAATATCCAAATAAAAATTTGATAAATCTACAACGCAAAAACTTTGCAAGATTTGGAAAAATTTTGAAAACTCATAATTTTCATAAGCATTTGATATTTGATCTGTAACCTCAACTAATCTGCCTAACATCCATTGATCTAAGAGAGGTAATTGATCAATTTCAAAACTATCAATTTTAGGATCATAATCATGAATATTACCTAGGAGATATCTTGCAGTATTTCTAACTTTTCTATAAACGTCTGAAAGTTGCTTGAGTATATTTGAACCAATTGGAACATCTACTGAATAATCTACAGAGCTTACCCATAGCCTTAAAACATCAGCACCATAAGCAGGGTCAGTTTTTTTATTGTTACCTCCATTAATAATTATATTTGGATCAACAACATTTCCTAAAGATTTGCTCATTTTTCTTCCATTTTCATCAAGTGCAAAACCATGAGTTAAAACTTTCTTATATGGAGGTTTATTATTGACTGCAACTGATGTTAGCAAAGAAGACTGGAACCATCCTCTATGTTGATCTGAGCCCTCTAAATAAAGATCCGCTGGATACTTTAATTCACTTCTTAGTTCACATACTGCGGCCCAGCTAGATCCTGAATCGAACCAAACATCCATTGTATCTGTTCCTTTTTTCCATAGATCCGATTCTTTTGCATAACTTTCTGGCAAAAGATTCTTAACATCCCAATCCCACCAAATATCTGCTCCATGTTCACTAAATAGTTCTTGAATGTGATTAATGATCTCTTTATTGAGGAGAATGTCATTACCATTTTTTTTATAAAAAACTGGAATAGGGACTCCCCATGACCTTTGTCTAGAAATACACCAGTCACCTCTACCAACAACCATAGAATAAATTCTTTTCTTTCCAGTATCTGGCATCCATTCAACATCTTCGATTGCTTTTAATGCAGATGATCGAAAGCCATTTACAGATGCAAACCATTGTTCTGTTGCCCTAAAAATAGTTGGTTTTTTGGTTCTCCAATCATAGGGATATCTATGCTTATATTTTTCTTGTAATATAAGCAAATTATTTCCTTTTAAATGTTCAATAATTAGATCATTTGCATCTTTAAGGACATTTGATCCTTTGAATTGACCAGAATATTCATTTAAGTTACCTTTTTCATCAACGACACATGTTATTGGCAAATCATATTTTTGACCCACATTAAAATCATCTATCCCATGACCAGGCGCAGTATGAACAATTCCAGTCCCTGATTCTGTAGTAATATAATCTCCTCCTATTACAATTCTGCAATTTTTATTCTTAGAGGGATGTTGATATTCAATATTTTCCAATTTGGAGCCCTTAACCTCTAATAGCACCTTGAAATCTTTATTAAATTTCTTACTTATCTGAGAAGATAAATCCTTAGCAAAAAGGTAAATTCGCTTCTCTTCATCCATAGCAAAAACGTAATTTATTTTTGGATTTACTGCTACAGCCTCATTTGCAGGTATAGTCCAAGGAGTAGTGGTCCAAATAGTTATGAAAGAATTATTTTGAAAAAAATCTTTTTTGATATTAAGATTTTCTTGGATGAAATTTAATAGAATTTCCTCAGATATTTTAGTGATTTTTAATGAAACATAAATACTTTTTGAATAATGTTCATCAGGGTATTCTAATTCTGCTTCAGCAAGTGCAGTCCTTGAACTTGGACTCCAATGTACAGGTTTAAGACCTCGATATATATAGCCATTTAAAAACATTTTCCCAAATACTCCAATCTGAGCAGATTCATAACTTTTCTTCAGAGTTAAGTAAGGATTATTCCAATCTCCCCATATGCCCCACCTTTTGAAACCCTCCTTTTGATTATTAATTTGGATATGAGCATAATCTGTTGCTTTTTTTCTTAAATTTAAAGTGTCAAGATTCTTTCTTTCTTCAGATTTTAAATTCTGAAGAACTTTTAATTCAATAGGTAATCCATGACAGTCCCAACCAGGTACGAAATGCACCCTAAATCCTCTTAAGGTTTTGTACTTGTTTATTATGTCTTTTAAAACTTTATTAAGGGCATGACCCATATGAAGCGCCCCATTTGCATATGGAGGACCATCATGTAATGTAAATATTTCGCCTGAATTACTTGAACCTAATTGGAAATCAATATGGTTCTTAGCCCAAAAATTCTGAATCTCGGGTTCTCTTACAACTGAGTTAGCACGCATTGAGAAGTCAGTTTTTAGTAGATTTAGAGTCTCTTTATAAGAAAAGTCTGATTTTTGTTCTTTGCTATTTTGAGATTTCATACGACGATATAAGAAATATTGGTGATCAAAAGAATTATTTAAATAAATTTAATTTATTATATTCTTTCTTAATTGAGATGTAGTTTTTTGGAGATGTTTCAAATAACCAATTTATTTTATTTCAGACTTTTATATTATCATTTTTATCATTTCTTACCCACTTTTTTTGGGTTGCATTTTTATTATCACCACCAAAATTAAAAAAATTTGAAGGTTTCGTGAAATCAGCAAATACGAGATTAATAGATTCTAATATTTTCAAAAAGTTATTTTTCAACTCCAAAAAGGTAGTTAATTTTTTCTTTTCGTTATCTGTCAATTGGTACCATCTAGATAAAAAAAGCTCTACTAGATAAAAAATAACTAGTACTGTTAAAAAAAGGAAAATTACTAAAAATGATTCATCTAATGTTTTATTTTTAATTATTAATATCAAACCTATTAATAAATTTAAAAAAGCTTTTATTAAATCTTTTGGTTTACCCAGCTCAAGATAAATTATCGGTACAGTTAAAAAAATGGTCCCAACTAAAATGTAAAAAGTTCCCAAATAAAATATCAAACTATTCATTAAAAAAACTACTTGATTAAATTATAAGAGTTGATATAGATAAGCAAACCATATTTCAGAATTTCTTTAAGTGCGGTCGGGGAGACTTGAACTCCCACACCCGAAGATACGAGTACCTAAAACTCGCGCGTCTACCAATTCCGCCACGACCGCTCAAATAAAATAATAATTGAAATAGGTATATTTTAAAAATTTTTTTTCTTAAGATGATTAATTTGACACATTAAAATTAAATTTTTAACACCTTAAAAGAAATTTTTTATGTTTATGGATGCAATCATCTTAAAATATTAGTTATATTATTTAAAGAATAAAAGAAACGATTTCAAACTTAACCAGTAAAAATACAACGAAAAATACTAATTCTTCAAAAACATTTAATTGGCAAAAAGAGATTAAAAATTACGTAGATCCGCCAAGTTTTTGGAATCCAACATTAGGGTTATTTTTCGGTGGTTATTTTCTTGCTTTTCTTAGCATTTGGCAATGGTATAGAGGTGTTTGGCCTTTACCTTTACTTGTAGCCACTGCGTTTTTAGCTTTACATATTGAAGGTACTGTAATTCATGATGCCTGTCATAAGGCTGCTCATCCAGTTCCTTGGATAAATCAAGCAATGGGCCATGGCTCAGCTATTCTATTAGGGTTTAGCTTTCCAGTTTTTACAAGAGTTCATTTGCAACATCATATTCATGTAAATCACCCAAAAAATGATCCTGATCATATAGTCAGTACTTTTGGTCCAATTTGGCTAATTGCACCAAGATTTTTTTATCATGAGGTGTTTTTCTTTCAAAGAAAACTCTGGCGAAGATATGAATTACTACAATGGGGAATTGAAAGATCTATATTCATAACAATTATCTTGGCAGGTTTAAAATTTGACTTTATGAATTTAATTTATAATTTGTGGTTCGGCCCGGCATTAATGGTAGGAGTCACTCTAGGAATATTTTTTGATTATTTACCCCATAGACCATTTCGATCAAGAAATAAATGGATAAATTCTCGAGTTTATCCAAGCAAATTTATGAATTTATTAATAATGGGACAAAATTACCATCTCATTCATCATCTTTGGCCTTCTATTCCTTGGTTTGAATACAAAATAGCTTATGAAAAAACTAAGCCTTTATTAGATAAAAAAGGCTCCCCTCAAAGGGTTGGGATATTTGAAAGTAAAGAAGACATTTTTAACTTTATTTATGATTTATTGATAGGTGTAAGGAGTCATAGCAAAAAGAGGGGGAAAATAAGAAAAATCATAAATTTATATCCAGGCTTTAAAATAAAAAAATTTTTATTAAAGATAGTCAACAAAACATTTATTGGAAGCAACTAACCACTTTCTCATTCATTAATGATTTTTGGTACTTTAAAATATTTATCTTCTCTCGATGGACCCAATTCTAAGAGTTCTTCATTGCAATCAGAATCTTTCTTTTCGTCTTTTCTAAATACATTTACAACCTCTATAGCTCTCGTTGTACAGGGGATATCATCTGTATCAATTTTTTCAAGTTGTTTTATATAGTCCAATATCTTTTCTAATTGTTCTGCATGATTATTAATTTCATTCTCGTTAAGTTCTAATCTCGCTAAATGAGCAACTTTTTTTACTTCCTCTTTAGTTATTTTTGTCATACCTTTAATGTCTTTCTTATTAAATAATAGTTTATCAAGAACAACTTATTTACATATCCTTTGAATTTCGAATAATTTTAAAAAATAATCACATCTTTTTGAAAATCAATATCAATTAATAGCCTTAGTTATTTTTCTCAGCTAAATATGTTACTAGATAGGTATTGAAAAATAGAAGAAGAATTATTTCCAAAAAATTTTTTTTATCGGCACTCTAAACTTGTTGCTCCTGATTTAATAGGCTGTCACCTCATAAAAAAAAATAATGAGATAGATCAAGTTAAAGGGGTTATTGTTGAAACTGAAGCTTATTCACAGGAAGAAGAGGCCTGTCATGGCTACCGCAAAATGACTGAATCAAACAAATCATTATTTGGCAAACCTGGCACATTTTATATTTACAAATCTTATGGCATTCATCATTGTTTAAACATTGTTACTGATAGAGAAAATTTTGCGAGTGGTGTTTTAATAAGATCAGTTTTTATCTCTAATAAAAACGAAAGATTAGCTTCTGGACCTGGCCTGGTAACTAAAACATTCAGTGTAGACATTTCATTTAACTCGCTTGAAGTTCTTAATAACAAATCTCTATGGATTTCTCCACGAAAATCCACTCTAGAAGAAAAAGATCTCATTCAAACTACGAGAATTGGCATATCAAAGGCAAAAAATATAAAATGGCGTTGGTATCTCAAAAATAGTAGGAGTGTAAGTAAAAGATTAAAAGGTGATAGAACACCTAAATTTCAATGATCATTTATCTTTTTAAGCGTAATGCAAATTTGGCCTCATAAACATATACACACACTCGCTAATTTTTCAATTGAAGATTATGAGTCAGTATTTGAATTAGCTAATAGATTTGATGCACTAAAGAATGCAGGAACAAAAAAGCTACCGGCCTTACAAGGGACTTTGGTAACTTCTTTATTTTTTGAAGCTAGTACAAGAACAAAAAATAGTTTTGAGCTTGCAGCAAAAAGACTTTCTGCTGATGTCCAAACTTTTGCGCCATCATCCAGCTCTTTAACAAAAGGCGAAACAATAATTGATACAGCTATAACTTATTCTGCTATGGGGGCGGATACATTAGTTATCAGACATTCATCAAGTTACATAACCTTTGAGATCGCAAAAAAACTTGATGCAATAAATTCAAAGACTTCTGTTCTTAATGCGGGAGATGGATTACATAGTCACCCCAGCCAAGGATTGCTTGACATCTATACATTGATAAAGTTCTTTTCCCAAAAAACATTGAATCCAAAGGTTTTAAATTCCAAAAAAATTTTAATAATTGGAGACGTTAATCATTCAAGGGTTGCCAGGTCAAATCTTTGGGCTTTGAGTGCATTCGGCGCAGATATAATCTTATGTGGGCCTAAGACATTAATACCTGATGAATTTATCAATTTTTTAAAAACCCCTGCGCCAAATCAAACAGAAGATCCTGTTAAATCAAGAGGCTCCATAACAATTTCTAGATCATTGGAAGAATCAATAAAAATTGCAGATGCGATTATTGTTTTAAGACTCCAGAAAGAGAGAATGATGGAAAATTTACTAAATAGCATTGATTCATATAGTTTGGATTATGGCTTAACCCCAGAGAAATTATCATTAAATAATAAAGAAATTCCAATTCTACATCCTGGTCCTATTAACAGAGATATTGAAATAAGTAGCAAAGTGGTAGATCGATATCCTAATTGCTTAATTAATAATCAAGTTGCAAATGGTATCCCTATAAGAATGGCTTTGCTTTATCTATTGCAAAAACACAAAAATTAAATTTATAGCAACTTAAGACTTTCAGTAAAGAAACCATAAAATAATCCCAATCTTAAAGAATCTAATAAAAGTAATAAAAATTTCTTTTTCCTTTCAAATCTAAAATTTCGTCTTAGAACTATTAAAAACTCAATAAAAACTACTGATAAAAAAGCGGCTACAGGATCCATTAGTTCCACAACGGCACTTACCATACCAAGAGAACTTCCAAAAAAGTAGCCTATTAAAAGTGTAATCAATGATATTGAATATCTTCGCCATGGATTATTAGCCCAAATACTTAATGTCTGAATATTTTCCACAATTTTTAGCTGAAATTTTGTCTTTTGAGGTTCAAAAACCATTTTGCATTAAACTAAGCCGCTTCAGAGTTTGATTGAATTTTAGTATTTCCTTCTATTAATTCAAGTAATGCTTCCAACTGAGCCATTAATCCTCTTAATTCACCTGGTTCAGGGAAAAGGTCATCTTCTTTTATGCCTAAATGAATTTCTCTGAGCTCTTGCCTTAAATAGCGTATGTGACTAATGACTTGCTCTCTTTTGGTTTGCGACATGATAAAATTTTGATACCGACATTTTAAGAAAGAATATTTTTGAAACGGAGAGTTTGCATATTTATGACTGAGAATGAAGATAAATGACCTAACAACAATTTGAAAAGATTATGAGATTTGAAGATTATCATATCCTTGAAAATATGTACTTAATTCTTATATAAATTTTAAATAATTACTTGAGGCATTATTATTAGATTATATTGACTTTACTCAATATGAAATTCATTTCTGAAAATAAAATAAGTGAAGATTTAGTAAATTCTTTTGATGAAGAAATGACCCTTGAGCTTGCTAAAAGGCTAGAGGAAGATAACTATAATACTCCATTTGATGGTTTAAAAGACTGGCACTTACTGAGGGCTCTTGCAATCAATAGACCTGAATTAACAACTAATTATACCCATCTCCTCGATCAGGAACCTTTCGATGAAAACTAAAAGTAAGGACTCCAAAATAAAGGTTCTTTTATTAATAACTGGGAGTATTGCGGCTGTAAGAATTCCATTATTAGTTAGCCAATTAGCAAAAGAAAATTATGAAATAAGATGCGTTTTATCAAAAAATGCAGAAAAATTAATAAAGCCTCTTTCTCTTTCTATCTTAAGTAGAAACCCGTGCATTTTAGAAAATGATCAATGGTCTGATAGTCAATCAAAACCTATTCATATAGAACTAAGTAATTGGGCTGATATTTTAATCATCGCCCCTTTAACAGCGACAACATTAGCAAAATGGGTAACTGGAAATGCAGAGGGATTAATCCCAAGCATCTTAATAGCAAATATAAAGCCAATTATTGTTGCACCAGCAATGAATACACAAATGTGGCTAAATAAAGCTGTCCAAAAAAATTATGAGAATTTACAGAATTACGAAAATGTTTTGTCTTTGCAACCAAGTGAAGGCCTCTTAGCATGTGATGCTATTGGCATCGGTAAGATACCTCCAAATGATCTAATCCAATTAGCTCTCGAATTTATAGCTTCACACAAACAAAATGAATATCGCAAAGATTTACTTAATAAAGAAATTTTAATAACTGGAGGGTGTACCTCAGAGAAAATCGATGCGGCAAGACAAATTACTAACAAAAGTTCTGGAGCTATGGGACTACTTCTCTCTCAAGTAGCGAGGTTTAGAGGAGCACAAGTAAAATATGTTCATGGGCCTCTGAAAATCGATAAGAATCTTACTGATGGAATAAAAAGATATGAAATTGAAACTAGTGTCGATTTAATTAGGGCACTTAATAATGAAATATCAAATTGCGATTATTTTTTCATGAATGCAGCAGTATCTGATTTCAAAATAAAATCTGATACTTTAGCTAAAATTCCAAAAAATCAAATTAATGCTCATTTGAATCAAAACTTTGAGCTAGTCCCAGATATTTTAAAAACAATTAGTAAATCAAAAAAAGATAACCAAGTTTTTGTAGGCTTTTGTGCTTTTACAGGATCTATCGAGGAAGCACGAATGACAATTAAAGAAAAGATTATCCAAAAGGGTTGTGATTATCTATTCGCCAATCCAATTGATCTTGAAGGTCAAGGATTTGGCTTTTTGGCACAAAATGAAGGATGGCTATTCGATACTAACAATATGGAACACTACATTAACAAAACATCAAAAATTGATTTAGCAAATAAGTTAATAACCCAAATTATTTCATTAAAAAAATAAAAAAAAATTTTTAATTTGTATTTTTTTGTAATCTTAATCATTAAAAATAATGTGATAGCTTAAAATAATTCCAGTTTTTTAAAATCTAAAAAGCTACGGGTTGTTTCGAGGATTTAATAGTCCTATCTTTTATGGTCCTTTCCCTTGTAATATCCGTACTGAACTTATTAGATGACCTTTAATCTATCGTCACAGAACTTTACTGCAACTTTAATTATGAGAATTCGTTCTTTCTTAGCTTTTGTTATTTCATTTTGTATAACTTTTGCTTTCGTTCCTGTTAAAACATTTGCTTTTTCTGAAAGAGGAAATGCACAATTCACAGATGTTGTTAATACAGGAAAAGCTAATGATTGTCCTACATTAGACTCATCTCTTGTCGGATCAATATCTCTAGGGAATGGAGATAGCCTCAAAGGAATATGCATGCACCCAACAGAAGTTTACGTAAAAGTGCCAGGAACAAAACGAAAAGCTGCAGAATTTGTTTCTACAAAAATTATTAGTCCTAGAAATAACACCACAGTAACAGAAGTTTATGGAGATATAGATTCAGGAACTTTCACTGAAAAGGGTGGTATTGATTTTCAACTTATTACTGTATTAACTCCTGGTGGTTTAGAGGTGCCATTTGCATTCTCAGCAAAAGATCTTACAGCTGATTTACCTTCATCTATTGAGCCAGGAACTGAGGTTAGTGGTTCAACATTTACACCTAACTACAGAACTGGTGACTTTCTAGATCCTAAGGCAAGAGCTAAAAATACTGGTGTTGAATATGCTCAAGGTTTAGTTGCATTAGGAGGAGACGACGAAGAACTTGCAAAAGAAAATATTAAAGTTGATGTAAACGGTACTGGCGTTATTACTCTTTCAATCAACAATGTAGATTCTGACACAGACGAATTTGCTGGTACTTTTGAAGCTATCCAACCTTCAGATACAGATATGGGTTCAAAGGATCCACTTGATGTAAAAATAATTGGGGAGCTTTACGGAAGAAAAGCTTAAATCTTACTTAAGAGAAAAAGGGGGTTAAACCCCTTTTTTTTTTTCAAAATTTATCTTTATCAATTTAAAAAAATGGAATTACAACAAAAAACTAAAACAGATACTAATGGACTAATACCGCCTTATGGAGGGGAACTAAAAAATTTAATTATCCAAGATAAAAATCTTAAAAATGATCTTATCTCTAAAGCTACTTATGAGTTTGAATGTAGCGAGAGAAATGCATGCGATGTAGAACTTTTGATGGTTGGAGCTTTTTCTCCATTAGAAGGTTTTATGGATGAAAATAACTACAATTCGGTAATTAAAAATAATAGAAATACAAATGGGTTGCTTTTTGGCTTGCCTATAGTATTTGATTCAAATAATGAAAAAGTAAAAGCTGGAGAGACAATATTGCTTACTTATAAAAAACAAAAAATAGCAGTTTTAGAAGTTAGCTCTAAATGGGAGCCTGACAAATCCTTAGAAGCTGAACTTTGTTATGGTACTAATTCTTTAGATCATCCTGCGGTTAAGATGATTTTTAACGAGAGAGGGAGATTTTATATAGGAGGAAGAGTTTATGGTTTCGAACTACCAATTAGAGAATTCCCCTGCAAAACCCCTGAAGAAGTTAGATCTACACTACCATCAAATCATGATGTAGTTGCATTTCAATGCAGAAATCCAATTCATAGAGCACATTATGAATTATTTACTAATGCCTTACTTTCAGATAATGTCTCCTCTAACTCAGTTGTTTTAGTTCATCCAACTTGTGGGCCAACTCAACAAGATGATATTCCTGGAAAAGTTAGATATTTGACCTACAAAGAATTAGAAGAGGAAATATCTGATGAAAGAATAAAATGGGCTTTTTTACCTTATTCAATGCATATGGCAGGGCCAAGAGAAGCTCTTCAACATATGATAATAAGAAGAAATTATGGCTGCACTCACTTTATTATTGGTAGAGATATGGCTGGTTGTAAGTCGTCGTCAACTGGTGAAGATTTTTATGGTCCATATGAAGCCCAAAATTTCGCGAATAAGTGTGCAGATGAATTGATGATGCAAACTGTTCCTTCAAAAAATTTAGTTTATACGAAGGAAAAAGGATACATAACAGCTGAAGAAGCCAAAGAATTTAATTATGAAATTATGAAACTTAGTGGTACTGAATTTAGAAAGAAATTGAGGAATGGCGAACCAATTCCTGAATGGTTTGCATTCAAAAGTGTAGTAGATGTTCTAAGACGCTCTTAATATTGTTTTATTATTAGTATTATAGATTTATTAAAGATTTTTTATCGTGAACAAACGTTGGAGAAACGTAGGACTTTATGTCCTAGCTGTCATTACTGTAATTTTCATTGGTACTTCAGTTTTTGATAAACCTAATACTGAAAGTTCTACAAAAACCTTGAGATATAGTGATTTTATAGAGGCAGTTCAAGATAAAGAAATCAGTAGAGTCTTAATATCTCCAGATAATGCCACAGCTCAAGTTGTTGAAAATGATGGGAGCAGGTCTGAGGTCAATTTAGC is a window encoding:
- the trmB gene encoding tRNA (guanosine(46)-N7)-methyltransferase TrmB; amino-acid sequence: MRQHVNPLSKNFNETERIPSLMQMFNNSKLNLHLDIGCASGQFLFDLAMVNPNWNYLGIEIRERLVKTAKLKVQEREIKNLYFVFGNANNIFNDFQSKFIVRNLKSISFNFPDPWFKKRHHKRRVIQPEFINILSNSMQKGALIFVKTDVQDLFEYMDFTILSNLKFQKIEKRNFNYSKSFNPIKIQTNRENYVHANQLDVFERIYEKI
- a CDS encoding DUF3177 family protein, translating into MYILNQISVWLSFQLTIIFLIGIPISLFLWSIKKKNIAVKKLLSIYWKISILFFISLLLLIGKYNFALLVTNISIVLMTISVWFWNDINDELKEYDFSYALTTTTKIWRWALIFISINFLIQSLQNFSCIYFINSDKCTLWLQPSSNLYVFIKNLFNFLFGANFTQPIAKFIGLFSLLIYIIGFIQWSIIKLPKNGRNSCFSKNGEN
- the ileS gene encoding isoleucine--tRNA ligase, giving the protein MKSQNSKEQKSDFSYKETLNLLKTDFSMRANSVVREPEIQNFWAKNHIDFQLGSSNSGEIFTLHDGPPYANGALHMGHALNKVLKDIINKYKTLRGFRVHFVPGWDCHGLPIELKVLQNLKSEERKNLDTLNLRKKATDYAHIQINNQKEGFKRWGIWGDWNNPYLTLKKSYESAQIGVFGKMFLNGYIYRGLKPVHWSPSSRTALAEAELEYPDEHYSKSIYVSLKITKISEEILLNFIQENLNIKKDFFQNNSFITIWTTTPWTIPANEAVAVNPKINYVFAMDEEKRIYLFAKDLSSQISKKFNKDFKVLLEVKGSKLENIEYQHPSKNKNCRIVIGGDYITTESGTGIVHTAPGHGIDDFNVGQKYDLPITCVVDEKGNLNEYSGQFKGSNVLKDANDLIIEHLKGNNLLILQEKYKHRYPYDWRTKKPTIFRATEQWFASVNGFRSSALKAIEDVEWMPDTGKKRIYSMVVGRGDWCISRQRSWGVPIPVFYKKNGNDILLNKEIINHIQELFSEHGADIWWDWDVKNLLPESYAKESDLWKKGTDTMDVWFDSGSSWAAVCELRSELKYPADLYLEGSDQHRGWFQSSLLTSVAVNNKPPYKKVLTHGFALDENGRKMSKSLGNVVDPNIIINGGNNKKTDPAYGADVLRLWVSSVDYSVDVPIGSNILKQLSDVYRKVRNTARYLLGNIHDYDPKIDSFEIDQLPLLDQWMLGRLVEVTDQISNAYENYEFSKFFQILQSFCVVDLSNFYLDIAKDRLYVSSKSQFRRRSCQFVMSKVVENLAVLISPVLCHMAEDIWQNIPYSTTEKSVFQRGWPIFSQSWKNQTLNEHIANLRNLRVEINKAIEGCRNKQIIGAALETEVNYLPEDKALKDSLIWLKEFGNQEVDLFRDWLIVSNFQVASDLVENSLVIDNNELGKIQIMKAQGTKCDRCWHYQKETFNGIQNTKLCKRCSNIINFEFI
- a CDS encoding fatty acid desaturase, translating into MWQWYRGVWPLPLLVATAFLALHIEGTVIHDACHKAAHPVPWINQAMGHGSAILLGFSFPVFTRVHLQHHIHVNHPKNDPDHIVSTFGPIWLIAPRFFYHEVFFFQRKLWRRYELLQWGIERSIFITIILAGLKFDFMNLIYNLWFGPALMVGVTLGIFFDYLPHRPFRSRNKWINSRVYPSKFMNLLIMGQNYHLIHHLWPSIPWFEYKIAYEKTKPLLDKKGSPQRVGIFESKEDIFNFIYDLLIGVRSHSKKRGKIRKIINLYPGFKIKKFLLKIVNKTFIGSN
- the gatC gene encoding Asp-tRNA(Asn)/Glu-tRNA(Gln) amidotransferase subunit GatC; the protein is MTKITKEEVKKVAHLARLELNENEINNHAEQLEKILDYIKQLEKIDTDDIPCTTRAIEVVNVFRKDEKKDSDCNEELLELGPSREDKYFKVPKIINE
- a CDS encoding DNA-3-methyladenine glycosylase is translated as MEEELFPKNFFYRHSKLVAPDLIGCHLIKKNNEIDQVKGVIVETEAYSQEEEACHGYRKMTESNKSLFGKPGTFYIYKSYGIHHCLNIVTDRENFASGVLIRSVFISNKNERLASGPGLVTKTFSVDISFNSLEVLNNKSLWISPRKSTLEEKDLIQTTRIGISKAKNIKWRWYLKNSRSVSKRLKGDRTPKFQ
- a CDS encoding aspartate carbamoyltransferase catalytic subunit; this encodes MQIWPHKHIHTLANFSIEDYESVFELANRFDALKNAGTKKLPALQGTLVTSLFFEASTRTKNSFELAAKRLSADVQTFAPSSSSLTKGETIIDTAITYSAMGADTLVIRHSSSYITFEIAKKLDAINSKTSVLNAGDGLHSHPSQGLLDIYTLIKFFSQKTLNPKVLNSKKILIIGDVNHSRVARSNLWALSAFGADIILCGPKTLIPDEFINFLKTPAPNQTEDPVKSRGSITISRSLEESIKIADAIIVLRLQKERMMENLLNSIDSYSLDYGLTPEKLSLNNKEIPILHPGPINRDIEISSKVVDRYPNCLINNQVANGIPIRMALLYLLQKHKN
- a CDS encoding DUF565 domain-containing protein — encoded protein: MVFEPQKTKFQLKIVENIQTLSIWANNPWRRYSISLITLLIGYFFGSSLGMVSAVVELMDPVAAFLSVVFIEFLIVLRRNFRFERKKKFLLLLLDSLRLGLFYGFFTESLKLL